The Lonsdalea populi genome window below encodes:
- a CDS encoding ribosomal protein uL16 3-hydroxylase, with protein MDYQLNLDWPDFLARYWQKRPVVIKGGFTSFVDPLSPDELAGLALENEVDSRLVSHQDGRWAVSHGPFDSYDHLGETNWSLLVQAVDHWHEPSSALMRPFRHLPDWRIDDLMISFSVPGGGVGPHLDQYDVFIIQGTGRRRWRVGEKVPMKQHCPHPDLLQVEPFEAIIDEELLPGDILYIPPAFPHEGYALENSMNYSVGFRAPSARELVSGFADYVLARELGSHRYSDPDITPREHPAIVQTAELDRLQQMMLDLVQQPESFRLWFGEFISQARHELDLSPPEPPYQSGEIYELMQQGETLRRLGGLRVIWLEGRCFINGEPLNSPHQGALSALAEHDVIDGEMLEGALDDPSFLTELTALVNNGYWYFAD; from the coding sequence ATGGACTACCAACTTAATCTCGACTGGCCGGATTTTCTGGCTCGCTACTGGCAAAAACGCCCTGTGGTGATCAAAGGCGGCTTTACGTCGTTTGTCGATCCCCTCAGCCCTGACGAGCTGGCCGGTCTGGCGCTGGAAAACGAGGTGGATAGCCGCCTGGTCAGTCATCAGGACGGACGCTGGGCCGTCAGCCACGGCCCCTTCGACAGCTACGATCACCTCGGTGAAACCAACTGGTCGCTGCTGGTGCAGGCGGTAGATCATTGGCATGAGCCGTCGTCTGCGTTGATGCGCCCTTTTCGCCATCTTCCCGACTGGCGTATCGACGACCTGATGATCTCATTCTCCGTCCCCGGCGGCGGCGTGGGGCCGCATCTCGATCAGTACGATGTTTTCATTATTCAGGGCACGGGTCGGCGCCGCTGGCGTGTCGGCGAAAAGGTGCCGATGAAGCAACACTGCCCGCATCCCGACCTGCTGCAGGTCGAGCCGTTCGAGGCCATCATCGATGAAGAGCTGCTGCCGGGCGATATTCTGTATATTCCGCCGGCGTTCCCGCATGAAGGCTATGCGCTGGAAAATTCGATGAACTACTCCGTAGGATTTCGTGCGCCCAGCGCACGAGAGTTGGTCAGCGGCTTTGCGGATTACGTGCTGGCGCGCGAGCTGGGCAGTCACCGCTACAGCGATCCGGATATCACGCCGCGCGAACATCCGGCTATCGTGCAAACAGCAGAACTGGACCGCCTCCAGCAGATGATGCTGGATCTGGTGCAGCAGCCGGAGTCGTTCCGGCTGTGGTTCGGCGAGTTCATTTCCCAGGCGCGCCACGAATTGGATTTGTCGCCGCCGGAGCCCCCTTATCAATCAGGAGAAATCTACGAGTTGATGCAACAGGGCGAAACACTGCGCCGACTCGGCGGTTTGCGCGTGATCTGGCTGGAGGGTCGCTGTTTCATCAATGGCGAACCGTTAAACAGTCCACACCAAGGGGCGCTGTCGGCGTTGGCGGAACATGACGTCATCGACGGCGAAATGCTTGAGGGCGCGTTGGACGATCCGTCCTTCCTCACCGAGCTGACCGCATTGGTTAATAACGGCTACTGGTACTTCGCGGATTAA